One genomic segment of Candidatus Methylomirabilis lanthanidiphila includes these proteins:
- a CDS encoding endonuclease, with amino-acid sequence MPQTATGRRLLSLYRHLFQQFGPQHWWPARSRFEVIVGAILTQNTAWTNVEKAIAALRVARLLNPRGINTVPQERLASLIRSAGYYNMKAERLKHFTHFLLIRYGGSVQRMFRGKRPGLREELLTISGIGEETADSILLYAGDRPIFVVDAYTRRVLERHGLIAANTSYGEIQRLFMTHLPADPALFNEYHALLVAVGKIYCRRTPHCESCPLRCDLPNDSPLLPRPQEVIAFHEGVH; translated from the coding sequence ATGCCACAGACAGCAACCGGACGCCGGCTCCTCTCCCTCTACCGACATCTCTTCCAACAATTTGGACCACAGCACTGGTGGCCGGCCCGCTCCCGGTTCGAGGTCATTGTCGGCGCCATCCTGACCCAGAATACTGCATGGACCAATGTTGAGAAGGCGATTGCGGCGTTGCGGGTCGCACGCCTGCTGAACCCCCGAGGGATCAATACCGTACCACAGGAGCGCCTCGCCAGCCTCATTCGATCTGCAGGCTATTATAACATGAAGGCCGAACGCCTGAAGCATTTCACGCATTTCTTGCTGATACGTTACGGCGGAAGCGTACAGCGGATGTTCCGAGGCAAGCGACCCGGACTACGGGAAGAGCTGCTGACGATTTCAGGGATTGGCGAGGAGACGGCCGACTCCATCCTGCTGTACGCGGGCGACCGGCCGATCTTTGTCGTGGATGCCTACACCCGCCGGGTGCTGGAACGGCATGGGCTGATTGCGGCGAACACTTCCTATGGTGAGATCCAGCGCCTCTTTATGACACATCTGCCGGCTGACCCGGCGCTTTTCAATGAATATCACGCCCTGCTGGTGGCCGTCGGCAAGATCTACTGCCGGAGAACACCGCACTGCGAGAGCTGCCCCCTCCGCTGCGACCTGCCGAACGACTCACCCCTTCTGCCGCGCCCGCAGGAGGTTATAGCCTTCCACGAAGGCGTTCACTGA
- a CDS encoding Possibl zinc metallo-peptidase, producing MNTAKRTAALSREEFRELVAQAIASLPLRVIEHLSNVDIVVEARPTSEELAMAGTDPGETLFGLYTGIPLSARSSSYGMVLPDKITLYQRSIEEGCRTNQEIQAQIRITLLHEIGHHFGLSEDELHEAGYE from the coding sequence GTGAATACGGCGAAGCGGACGGCGGCCCTGAGCCGTGAAGAGTTCCGTGAGTTGGTTGCCCAGGCGATTGCGTCGCTCCCGCTGCGAGTAATAGAACATCTCTCGAATGTCGACATTGTGGTCGAGGCTCGCCCGACATCCGAGGAGTTGGCTATGGCCGGGACCGATCCTGGGGAGACACTCTTCGGCCTGTACACCGGCATTCCGCTCTCAGCGCGGAGCAGCTCGTACGGGATGGTCCTCCCTGACAAGATCACCCTGTACCAGCGATCGATCGAGGAGGGCTGCCGGACCAATCAGGAGATCCAGGCGCAGATCCGTATCACTCTGCTGCACGAGATCGGACACCATTTTGGCCTCTCTGAAGACGAGCTGCACGAGGCCGGGTACGAGTAA
- a CDS encoding RNA polymerase sigma factor RpoS, with translation MAKGSFANFYRGVSNDALGAYLKRIAQVPLLKKEEELKLGEATQRGDEKALRQLVEANLRFVVKVALRYRGCGLSLPDLINEGNIGLLEAARRYSPDYNVKFITYAVWWIRQAIMQALAVSGGAVRLPLRKARLASQLDDVRADLSQQLQAAPTDSEVTEEVDLSASDLEGALHRGGQLAFLSDEIGFEQRLGMELYESKQLPPADYELIRRSLREEIERMLGSLTERERLIVELRFGLGKEDAMTLKEVGKRLTLSRERVRQIEERAKEKLRVWAKSRHLKDYLN, from the coding sequence ATGGCGAAAGGGTCATTTGCAAATTTCTATAGAGGGGTATCCAACGACGCCCTTGGCGCGTATCTGAAGCGGATTGCGCAGGTTCCCCTTCTGAAGAAGGAGGAGGAGCTGAAGCTGGGGGAGGCGACTCAACGGGGGGATGAGAAGGCCCTACGACAACTGGTAGAGGCCAACCTCCGTTTCGTCGTCAAGGTGGCCCTCCGCTATCGGGGGTGCGGCCTGTCGCTGCCGGACCTGATTAACGAAGGCAACATCGGCCTGCTCGAAGCGGCGCGCCGCTACTCTCCGGACTATAATGTTAAGTTTATCACCTATGCCGTCTGGTGGATTCGACAAGCGATTATGCAGGCCCTGGCCGTGAGCGGAGGGGCGGTTAGACTTCCGCTCCGAAAGGCTCGTCTTGCCTCGCAACTTGACGACGTCCGCGCCGATCTCTCCCAGCAGTTGCAGGCTGCGCCGACCGATTCGGAGGTGACGGAGGAAGTGGACCTCAGCGCGAGCGACCTGGAGGGGGCGTTGCACCGGGGAGGCCAGTTAGCCTTCCTCAGTGATGAAATCGGCTTTGAACAACGGCTTGGAATGGAGTTATATGAATCGAAGCAGCTTCCCCCCGCCGATTACGAATTAATCCGGAGGTCGCTCCGTGAAGAGATCGAGCGGATGCTCGGCAGTCTCACCGAAAGAGAACGCCTCATTGTGGAGCTACGCTTCGGGTTGGGGAAAGAAGATGCGATGACTCTGAAAGAGGTCGGTAAGCGACTCACACTCTCGCGGGAGCGAGTCCGACAGATCGAGGAGCGCGCGAAGGAGAAATTGCGCGTGTGGGCCAAATCCAGGCATCTGAAGGATTACTTGAATTAA
- a CDS encoding protein-L-isoaspartate O-methyltransferase has product MDNQYEVSAEAARWRMVEQQLRARDIVDERVLAAMGKVARHLFVEPALEPYAYEDRPLSIGAGQTISQPYIVALMVQLLRVQPWHLVLEVGTGSGYQAAILAELAAEVYTVEIIPSLAESAGARLEAFGYRNVYTRQGDGYEGWPEVAPFDGIVVAAGAPEIPPPLIEQLREGGRIVIPVGITGGTQDLILGEKRGGRFHVRSIAPVLFVPLTGKGGAPN; this is encoded by the coding sequence GTGGACAACCAATATGAAGTCAGTGCCGAAGCGGCGCGATGGCGGATGGTCGAGCAACAGCTCAGGGCCCGGGATATCGTCGATGAGCGGGTCCTTGCGGCGATGGGAAAGGTCGCCCGCCACCTGTTCGTCGAGCCGGCTTTGGAGCCGTATGCCTACGAAGACCGTCCGCTCTCTATCGGCGCCGGACAGACCATCTCTCAGCCGTATATTGTTGCGCTCATGGTTCAGCTTCTCCGGGTACAACCGTGGCATCTGGTCCTCGAGGTTGGTACCGGTTCAGGCTATCAAGCCGCCATTCTAGCCGAGTTGGCCGCCGAGGTGTACACCGTCGAAATCATCCCATCGCTTGCAGAGAGTGCCGGCGCCAGGCTGGAGGCTTTCGGATACCGGAATGTGTACACCCGACAGGGGGATGGATACGAGGGATGGCCGGAGGTCGCCCCATTTGACGGGATTGTGGTCGCTGCCGGCGCTCCTGAGATCCCCCCTCCCTTGATCGAGCAGTTACGCGAGGGGGGGCGAATAGTGATTCCGGTAGGGATTACGGGGGGAACCCAGGACCTGATCCTCGGGGAGAAGCGCGGAGGGAGATTTCATGTCCGCTCGATTGCGCCTGTGCTCTTTGTGCCGTTAACGGGAAAGGGAGGCGCCCCGAACTGA
- a CDS encoding peptidase, S54 (Rhomboid) family: protein MIPLRDNIPSRRTPILTVGLIAVNVLVYLNQMMLPPQDVVEFIRVYGLIPLEISSGDLLIPHTVPLYATLLTSMFVHGGLFHLGGNMLYLWIFGDNVEDRMGRFKFLIFYLLSGLGAAAAQIWADPASKIPMVGASGAISGVLGAYMFLFPHARVLTLIPLGLFSRVVEIPALVVLGFWIIVQVLNGVMTLGVQTGGVAWLAHVGGFVAGLVMVIPFAGRRRQLHRGDQLS, encoded by the coding sequence ATGATCCCACTCAGAGATAACATCCCCTCCCGTCGCACCCCCATCCTGACGGTCGGGCTTATCGCCGTCAATGTCCTGGTCTACTTGAACCAGATGATGTTGCCGCCACAGGACGTGGTGGAGTTCATCCGCGTCTACGGTCTGATCCCATTGGAGATCAGTAGCGGCGATCTGTTGATTCCGCACACTGTTCCCCTCTATGCTACCCTCTTGACCTCGATGTTCGTACATGGCGGCCTCTTCCATCTCGGCGGCAACATGCTCTACCTCTGGATCTTTGGCGACAACGTAGAGGACCGGATGGGACGGTTCAAATTTCTGATCTTTTATCTGCTCTCCGGATTGGGAGCGGCCGCGGCGCAGATCTGGGCTGATCCCGCGTCAAAGATTCCCATGGTCGGCGCCAGCGGGGCGATCTCTGGCGTATTGGGCGCCTATATGTTCCTCTTTCCGCATGCGCGCGTCCTGACCCTGATTCCACTCGGCCTGTTCTCTCGGGTTGTGGAGATCCCGGCGTTGGTCGTCCTGGGGTTCTGGATCATCGTCCAGGTCCTGAACGGCGTCATGACACTGGGTGTGCAGACAGGGGGCGTCGCCTGGCTTGCCCATGTCGGAGGGTTCGTGGCGGGTCTTGTGATGGTGATACCCTTCGCCGGACGCCGCAGGCAGCTCCACCGGGGGGATCAGCTATCGTGA
- a CDS encoding aminodeoxychorismate lyase: protein MNGTNALPSLPQRALAIAFCLLIGGGLGWYVLNGPAPSANEAVRAVVIRPQTRAFDIARTLKEARVIRSRAAFLIVAVARGTQRRLLAGEYEFAPGLSLLEVIRRIEQGKGLVNPVTIPEGYAARQIAELLEEKELIDQKRFMALLQDRRLLQQYGVEGPSLEGYLFPDTYRLVRGLSEEAIIGVMAQRFAEVFGPAERARAMELKMSVAAIVTLASLIEREAQADEERPLVSAVFHNRLRLGMPLQSDPTVLYGLSRFNGKLTKANLQSPSPYNTYLHRGLPPGPIASPGRASMIAALYPASSRYLYFVSKNDGTHAFSNTLREHGAMVRRYQIRRAG, encoded by the coding sequence ATGAACGGGACGAACGCCTTGCCCTCGTTGCCGCAGCGGGCGCTTGCTATTGCCTTCTGTCTGCTGATAGGGGGAGGTCTCGGCTGGTATGTTCTGAACGGGCCTGCGCCGTCCGCGAACGAGGCCGTGAGGGCTGTGGTTATCAGACCACAGACGCGAGCCTTCGATATTGCAAGGACGCTGAAGGAGGCGCGGGTGATTCGCAGTCGCGCTGCCTTTCTGATCGTCGCTGTCGCCCGCGGTACGCAACGACGCCTGCTTGCCGGAGAGTACGAGTTTGCCCCAGGTCTCAGCCTGCTGGAGGTGATCCGCCGGATCGAGCAGGGGAAGGGGCTTGTTAATCCGGTGACGATTCCCGAGGGGTATGCAGCCAGGCAGATTGCCGAGCTCCTCGAAGAAAAAGAGCTGATCGATCAGAAACGGTTCATGGCGCTCCTGCAAGACCGTCGGCTGCTCCAGCAGTATGGAGTAGAGGGGCCGTCACTCGAAGGCTACCTGTTTCCCGACACCTATCGGCTCGTCAGGGGACTGAGCGAGGAGGCCATTATTGGGGTGATGGCCCAGCGATTTGCGGAGGTGTTCGGTCCTGCGGAGCGGGCGCGCGCCATGGAACTGAAGATGTCGGTTGCTGCGATCGTCACTCTGGCCTCTTTGATCGAACGGGAAGCTCAGGCGGACGAAGAGCGGCCGCTTGTCTCAGCGGTGTTCCATAACAGGCTGCGGCTTGGGATGCCGCTGCAATCCGATCCGACCGTATTGTACGGCCTCTCTCGGTTCAACGGCAAGCTCACCAAAGCGAACCTGCAGTCGCCCTCGCCGTATAACACCTATCTTCACCGCGGCTTGCCGCCAGGGCCGATTGCAAGCCCTGGACGCGCCTCCATGATAGCCGCCCTGTATCCCGCCTCCTCCCGATATCTGTACTTCGTATCAAAAAATGACGGGACGCATGCCTTCTCGAATACGCTGCGGGAGCATGGTGCGATGGTCAGGCGATATCAGATCAGGAGGGCCGGATGA
- a CDS encoding threonine synthase — MAPRGRRRGEARFYELYCIVCGTTCTEQESSSRCVSCGKPLGVRYDYAYIRARLNRYSLKTSPIKALKYLDFYPILNLDLVVSLDEGGTPLYRCHRLAKDLGVKRLYIKNEGMNPTGVFKDRGTLVEITKAKEQGAKAICVASTGNMAGSVAAYASIANLPCYVAVPEGTPIGKMAQSLSYGARVLQIRGTYNDAASIAEQMSRRYGYYLAGDYAFRIEGQKSQAFEIVEQLDWQAPAVVIVPMGCGTNIAALWKGFKEFYELGLISSLPRMIGVQPIGCSPIVAAFNQGSDDIIPVNKPESVASALMAGDPLDGLKALAALRESGGCALSLSDDEILQAQQQLARQESIFVEPSGAIPVGALALLLTSARVRADETVVCLATGNGLKDPRAALRILPSPATIDPSMQEVEKFLKLRLYEIRAAGAKNGDKNLFEQVPSVADITTRVRQEFGVKLTAEYGGKVRLLIEEFVKKGKPIMKADLQYIVENVLKGLSVHEPILAVEDFRVSTSLHGQAEAAVWIVFDGEKVEATAVGVGPVDAVINALKQAALTRGKLFFELIDYNVEISSPGTDASVETTMVMKDAEGNRIVAIGTSPDIIVASVNAFVEGYNLLRARQKG; from the coding sequence ATGGCCCCGAGGGGACGACGGCGAGGCGAGGCGAGGTTCTACGAGCTCTACTGCATCGTGTGCGGCACAACCTGCACCGAGCAGGAGAGCAGCTCGCGTTGCGTCAGTTGCGGCAAGCCGCTCGGCGTGCGCTATGACTATGCCTATATCCGGGCCCGCCTGAATCGATACTCGCTGAAGACCTCTCCGATCAAAGCGCTCAAATACCTCGATTTCTATCCCATTCTCAACCTCGACCTGGTGGTCTCGCTTGATGAGGGGGGAACCCCGCTGTACCGGTGCCATCGGTTGGCGAAGGATTTAGGGGTCAAACGGCTGTATATCAAGAACGAAGGGATGAATCCGACCGGCGTCTTCAAGGACCGAGGGACGCTGGTGGAGATCACCAAGGCCAAAGAGCAGGGCGCCAAGGCGATCTGCGTCGCCTCGACCGGCAATATGGCCGGCTCCGTCGCCGCCTACGCCTCGATTGCGAATCTGCCGTGCTATGTAGCGGTGCCGGAGGGGACCCCGATCGGCAAGATGGCTCAGTCCCTCTCCTATGGAGCCCGGGTCCTCCAGATTCGCGGGACGTATAACGACGCAGCCTCCATCGCCGAGCAGATGAGCCGGCGGTACGGGTATTATCTGGCCGGTGATTACGCGTTCCGCATCGAAGGCCAGAAGTCACAGGCGTTCGAGATCGTGGAGCAGTTGGACTGGCAGGCACCAGCGGTCGTCATCGTCCCGATGGGGTGCGGGACCAACATCGCCGCCCTGTGGAAGGGGTTCAAAGAGTTTTACGAGCTGGGGTTGATCTCGTCCCTGCCGCGGATGATCGGCGTCCAGCCGATCGGCTGTTCGCCGATTGTGGCCGCGTTCAATCAGGGAAGCGATGACATTATCCCCGTGAACAAACCGGAATCGGTCGCCTCGGCGCTGATGGCAGGCGATCCACTGGACGGGTTAAAAGCACTGGCGGCGCTGCGGGAATCGGGCGGGTGCGCCCTGTCGCTCAGCGATGACGAGATCCTGCAGGCTCAGCAGCAGCTCGCGCGCCAGGAGTCGATCTTTGTGGAGCCGTCCGGAGCGATCCCCGTTGGGGCGCTCGCGCTGCTGCTGACCAGCGCGCGTGTGAGGGCGGATGAGACGGTAGTCTGTCTCGCCACAGGGAACGGACTGAAGGATCCCAGGGCGGCACTGCGAATCCTCCCGTCGCCGGCCACGATCGATCCCTCAATGCAGGAGGTTGAGAAGTTCCTGAAGCTGCGCCTGTATGAGATCCGGGCTGCGGGCGCCAAGAACGGCGACAAGAACCTGTTTGAGCAAGTCCCGTCGGTGGCCGACATCACCACGCGTGTACGACAGGAGTTCGGGGTCAAGCTGACCGCGGAATACGGCGGAAAGGTGCGGTTGTTGATTGAGGAGTTCGTGAAAAAGGGGAAGCCGATCATGAAGGCGGACCTTCAGTATATCGTTGAGAACGTCCTCAAGGGGCTGTCGGTCCACGAGCCCATCCTGGCAGTCGAGGATTTCAGGGTCTCGACGTCGCTCCATGGCCAGGCTGAAGCGGCTGTCTGGATTGTATTCGACGGGGAGAAGGTGGAGGCAACGGCAGTTGGTGTCGGACCGGTAGATGCCGTGATCAACGCCCTGAAACAAGCCGCCTTAACCCGCGGGAAGCTCTTCTTTGAGCTGATCGACTACAATGTGGAGATCAGTTCGCCAGGGACGGATGCCTCGGTCGAGACCACCATGGTCATGAAGGACGCCGAAGGGAACCGGATCGTCGCCATCGGGACCTCCCCGGACATCATCGTCGCCTCAGTGAACGCCTTCGTGGAAGGCTATAACCTCCTGCGGGCGCGGCAGAAGGGGTGA
- a CDS encoding Holliday junction resolvase, protein MTRYLGIDFGTRRIGVALSDELGLTAQPLPTLEPSTDEEALGAIRRLIDEYGVREVIVGLPKNMNGSLGPAAEQALAFARRLEEGVPVKVTMWDERLTSRAAERLLIEADLSRTKRKGRVDQMAAALILQGFLDRCHRQRERSL, encoded by the coding sequence GTGACGCGATACTTGGGGATCGATTTTGGGACGCGGCGGATCGGGGTGGCCCTCAGTGATGAGTTGGGACTGACAGCTCAACCCCTGCCCACGCTCGAGCCGTCTACAGACGAGGAGGCTCTCGGCGCCATTCGACGGTTGATTGACGAGTATGGAGTGCGCGAGGTGATCGTCGGTCTGCCAAAGAATATGAACGGCTCTCTCGGTCCGGCGGCGGAGCAGGCCCTGGCATTTGCCAGACGGTTGGAAGAGGGCGTACCCGTGAAGGTGACGATGTGGGACGAACGGCTGACCAGCAGGGCGGCTGAACGTCTCCTGATTGAAGCCGATCTGTCGCGGACCAAGCGGAAAGGGCGTGTCGACCAGATGGCCGCCGCGCTGATCCTGCAGGGGTTCCTCGATCGTTGTCATCGTCAACGGGAGCGTTCCTTATGA